Below is a window of Rhizobium jaguaris DNA.
CTGAGCTCATCCATGCCGTGCCGGATTGGGCCGTGCGCAAATACAAGCATGCCCTGCAAGTCAACGCCGATGGCTCCAAGCTCGGCTCCTATATGGGCGTTTCGGCTGCGACCGGCGGCTTTTCCAACAATGGCGGCGGCGCCGGTGCGCTGACATTGAACTGCCCGGAAGTGAAGGAAGCCGCCGGCCGCTTCCTGACTGCGCTCGCCACCCGCTACAAGGACCATCCGGCGATCTACGGCTACGACGTCTGGAACGAATGCAACTATTCCGCCGATGTCGACTACAGCGACTACGCCAAGGCCGCTTTCCGCAAATGGCTGGAGAAGAAATACGGCGACCTGAAAACGCTGGCGCTCGCCTGGCATCGCTACAGCTACACCGAATGGGATGATATCGAGCCGCCGGTCCACATGGCTCCCTATCCGGAGTGCATCGACTGGCTGAAGTTCAAGCGCGACAATTTCTATGATCAGATGCAGTGGCGCATCGACACCATCCGCGCCGTCGACCAGAAAAACGTCATCGCCGCACACGGCATTTCCGGGGCGATCCCAATCATGGCTTCCAACGGCTGTGACGATTGGCTGGCCGCTTCCAAGGTGGAGGTTTATGGCTTCACCTGGGTTCAGGCCCGCAAGGGCAGCGAAGCCTGGAAGAACTGGTACGGCGTCGACATCAACCGCGCCGCCGCGCGCGGCAAACCCTTCTGGCATGCCGAACGTCAAGGCGGGCCGCTGTGGCTGCAGCCGCAGGTGATCGGCCGCGACAAGCAAGACGGTCGCGTCGTCGATCCCGAGGATATCCGCCTCTGGAGCATGACCTCGCTTGCCGGCGGCGCCCGCGGCATCCTCAATTTGCGCTGGCGGCCGCTGCTCGACGGCCCGCTCTTCGGCGCTTTCGGCTCCTACGCCATGGACGGCTCGCGCACGTCGCGCTCCGACATGGCAAGCGCCATGGCGAAATGGGCGAACGAGCCGGCGCAGGCGGCCCTTTGGGAGGCGAAACCTGTGCGCGGCGAGATCGGCATTCTGGTCGTACCGGAAACGCAGGAATTCGAATATCTGCTGAGCTATGATCGCAAGGAAAAGCCTTATCCCGAAGCCATGTGGGGCGCCTACCGCGCCTTCCTCGAAAATGGCGTGCAGCCGGACTGGGTGCATATCGATGACATCGACGCCTATGACCTGCTCTATTTCCCCTACCCAATCATGTTCACCGCCGAACAGGCGGCGCGGCTGACCGCCTGGGTCGAAAAGGGTGGCACGCTGATTTCCGAGGCTTGCCCTGGCTATTTCGGTGATCGCGGTCATGTCGGCACCATCCAGCCGAACATGGGCCTCGACAAGGTATTCGGTGCTCTGGAAGACGAGGTCGAGTTCATGCCCGACATCGGCGACCGCATCCATTTCAAGCTGGATAGCGCAGCGGTCGACGGCGGCGGTCTGCTGCAGTCCTACAGGCTCGCCGGCGGCACGGCCCGCGGCAATTTCGACGACGGACGCCTGGCTGTCGTCGAACACCGCTTCGGCAAGGGCCGCACCCTGCTGATCGGCACCAATCCCTCCATCGCCTATTACCGCACCGAGGGCCGGGCAAATGGCGCCTTCTTTGCCGAGCTCTTCCGCTGGAGCGGCAAGGCGCGGCACGTGAGTCTCTCCAATACCGCTTTGTTTGCCCGTGTCCACCAGGGGGAAAAGGGTAGTTTCCTTTGGCTCGTCAATCCGACCCGCACCACACAGATGACGGAAGTCGAATTGGCGGTCGGACTGGGGACGCTCGGCGCGAGCAAGGCTGTCTGGCCGATCGGGGCCACGCATGGCGGCGGCCGCGTGGAGGTTCCGGCGCGCGATGTATTGATCCTGTCACTGGGGTGAGTGATCAAGTGGGGAATGGCCAGGCGAGCCTGATTGCGCCGCGCATGTTTGCCTGGCCCCTCACCCCAGCCCTCTCCCCGCCCGTGCGGGGAGAGGGGGCCCTGCAATGCCCATCGCCGCTTCTGTACATGTAGTGTAGTGAGGCCGATTATTTTGCGCTGTCGTCCCCTCGCCCCGCTTGCGGGGAGAGGATTAGGATGAGGGGCCAGGCACAAAAGTGCATCAGCGATCAGCGGCAGCGGGCCTCATAGCGACGACCGTACCGGTCGCGGTAGATGCAATAGCCGCGGTGCTCGTGCGAGCGGCCGATCAGATTGCCGATCACACCGCCGGCAACGGCACCGATAGCCGCACCGCCCCAACTATGGGACACGAGGCCGCCGATGACGGCGCCAGAGCCGGCGCCGATCGCCGTGCCCTTTTCCGTTGCCGTACATGACGCGAGTACACCAACGAGGGCGACAGCGAGGATGATCTTTTTCATGCTGTTTTTCCTGAAAGATGATGAAGTTTTTTGCCGGATCAGAACCGCTCGGTGTGTCTTCCTTCAACTGCCGCCATTTGCGCGCTCCTTTGCATCACAGAGCCGTGCCGTTCTGCCGGCGGAATGTTGGAAAAGTAGATGGACAACAACCCGATCGAATAGAAAACGTTGACAAGTGCGGGGGAGGTCAGTCCTGGATGTAGCAGCGCTTCGGTATACCCGGTGCCGGATCGCCGAAGGTGTCGTTGTCGCAGTCCACACCATCCTCGAAGACGTCTTCCGTGAAGCGGCCTTCGGCCCCATAGCGCACGCGCTTCCGGCCGTCGAAATCGCAGAAGCCGTTCTCGCTCGCGCATGGACGCCAATGGGCAGGACGATGGCCGTAACGGCGGTCACCGCCGTCACCATCGTCACCGCGGTAACCATTGTCGCCATCGCCGCCGCGATCACGGCTGACGATATAGCAGCTCTTGTGGACCCCTGGAGCCGGATCACCGAAAACATCATTCGAACACGGCACACTCGGACGATTTATGAACCGCGATGTGGTGTATCCCTCTGCTCCGTAGACGACCTCGGCGGGATAAGGCAGGCGGCAGATTTCGCCCTCTCTGGCGCAAGGTTGCATTTGGGCAGCCGAAGCTGTCGACGGGGCCAGCAGGGACACCGCCGTAATCAGTCCACTGAGAACACAAGACGCCAACGTGGCGCGGATCATGACCTTATTCAACACCATTCTTCCCCCATATCGCGGATGTTAATATTCCTATGCAAATTGCCTTTAGCTGCTGCAATGGTGCTCAATTGACCCGCCCAACTTGCCGCCAACCGGGAAAACCCCTCGCTCAGAGCATTGAGCGGAGATCTTTCCATCAACATATTCTCACGTAAGCGGCGAGGTCAGTTTCGGCGGAATCGGTACGGCGGCAACGCTTGAGACTACGATTTCTGGTTCCCGACGGCGTTGGTGCAAGGCTCAGGGATCGAGTGGATCCCGATCTTTGCAACATGTCCTCTTGGATATGCCCCATCGAACAAGCCGTCGGCAGGCTCAAACGCTTGAAACAAGTCACCCTATAATGCGAGAAGACGAAGCCAAATTTCGCATCCGTTGTCGCACTCACAGCAGACTTCATCTTGCTCAAATTCGTCCACACCGCCTGATACGATTGCATTTTGCAATCATATTCAGCTCTACAAATTGGTTGTGATCAGAGGATGTTTTCCATGTAATATTTCTATGAATATTTGGCAGATCCCCCGGCATATGCTTCCCACCTTAAAATTCATTCCAAGCATTGGTCAATGATGCGGGAATCTGT
It encodes the following:
- a CDS encoding YMGG-like glycine zipper-containing protein, with amino-acid sequence MKKIILAVALVGVLASCTATEKGTAIGAGSGAVIGGLVSHSWGGAAIGAVAGGVIGNLIGRSHEHRGYCIYRDRYGRRYEARCR
- a CDS encoding beta-galactosidase, with translation MLRNDIQLPYGAVYFRKSNPPQADWERDYKVAGEDGLNIFRHWFMWSAIEVAPGVYDWAEYDRQLDLAAQNGIKTMIAELIHAVPDWAVRKYKHALQVNADGSKLGSYMGVSAATGGFSNNGGGAGALTLNCPEVKEAAGRFLTALATRYKDHPAIYGYDVWNECNYSADVDYSDYAKAAFRKWLEKKYGDLKTLALAWHRYSYTEWDDIEPPVHMAPYPECIDWLKFKRDNFYDQMQWRIDTIRAVDQKNVIAAHGISGAIPIMASNGCDDWLAASKVEVYGFTWVQARKGSEAWKNWYGVDINRAAARGKPFWHAERQGGPLWLQPQVIGRDKQDGRVVDPEDIRLWSMTSLAGGARGILNLRWRPLLDGPLFGAFGSYAMDGSRTSRSDMASAMAKWANEPAQAALWEAKPVRGEIGILVVPETQEFEYLLSYDRKEKPYPEAMWGAYRAFLENGVQPDWVHIDDIDAYDLLYFPYPIMFTAEQAARLTAWVEKGGTLISEACPGYFGDRGHVGTIQPNMGLDKVFGALEDEVEFMPDIGDRIHFKLDSAAVDGGGLLQSYRLAGGTARGNFDDGRLAVVEHRFGKGRTLLIGTNPSIAYYRTEGRANGAFFAELFRWSGKARHVSLSNTALFARVHQGEKGSFLWLVNPTRTTQMTEVELAVGLGTLGASKAVWPIGATHGGGRVEVPARDVLILSLG